In Bombus fervidus isolate BK054 chromosome 11, iyBomFerv1, whole genome shotgun sequence, a single genomic region encodes these proteins:
- the Kcc gene encoding solute carrier family 12 member kcc isoform X4 — MSEGTPKSQGKTVPDGSLARMEAGDGGGTGGDGDSMVGGGNSEKKAEYETNLFLYSEEMEVRPRISTLLTRLSDYSNTIPAATDPDAKPSPVQSGARMGTLIGVFLPCIQNIFGVILFIRLTWVVGTAGAIQGFFIVLCCCCVTMLTAISMSAIATNGVVPAGGSYFMISRSLGPEFGGAVGMLFYTGTTLAAAMYIIGAVEIVLTYMAPSLSIFGDFTKDPSIMYNNFRVYGTCLLMIMGTIVFIGVKFVNKFATVALACVILSIVAVYVGLFYNIYGNESLKMCILGKRLLKDIDVLTECNKNVSGILHKLYCGNSTTKCDPYYMENNVTIVNGIRGLASGVFLENIWDSFQDEGQLIAYGRDPKDMDQMSVSSYNQIQVDLTTTFTILIGIFFPSVTGIMAGSNRSGDLADAQKSIPIGTICAILTTSTVYLSSVLLFAGTVDNLLLRDKFGQSIGGKLVVANMAWPNQWVILIGSFLSTLGAGLQSLTGAPRLLQAIAKDSIIPFLTPFATSSSRGEPTRALLLTIIICQCGILLGNVDYLAPLLSMFFLMCYGFVNLACALQTLLRTPNWRPRFKYYHWSLSFLGLSLCIAIMFMTSWYYALLAMGMAGCIYKYIEYCGAEKEWGDGIRGLALSAARYSLLRLEEGPPHTKNWRPQILILAKLTEDLVPKYRKLFAFASQLKAGKGLTICVSCIGGDYIQNTGRILAAKVNLRKTMGEEKVKGFVDVLVVSDIVDGLSSLIQTTGLGGMKPNTVILGWPYRWKQSQEERNWRGFLQTVRAVAAARMALLVPKGINFFPDSTEKVVGNIDVWWIVHDGGLLMLLPFLLKQHRTWKNCKMRIFTVAQMEDNSIQMKKDLKKFLYDLRIEAEVEIVEMMDSDISAYTYERTLMMEQRNQMLRELRLNKKESLGVVQTLVDFNEVPAEENLPLVQAIVDHHHNVDVKIATKVRFQEPGSQNPNAVDEAQEKLVQETEASKEGEPGEVNETGEEAKEVNEEEAKLIGGSPKQENKDNTENTEKEAKENEEKKTDSPESKKPAITPDEGNVRRMHTSIKLNEVIVKKSKNAQLVILNLPGPPRDTSVERESNYMEFLEVLTEGLERVLMVRGGGREVITIYS, encoded by the exons GTGATGGCGGCGGCACCGGCGGAGATGGCGACTCCATGGTGGGCGGCGGTAATTCCGAGAAGAAGGCGGAATACGAGACGAATCTCTTCCTCTATAGC gAAGAGATGGAAGTCCGCCCTCGAATCTCTACGCTGCTCACCCGCCTGTCGGATTACAGCAACACGATTCCAGCTGCAACCGATCCGGACGCCAAACCTTCGCCTGTTCAGAGCGGAGCACGAATGGGTACCTTGATCGGTGTCTTTCTGCCCTGCATCCAAAATATCTTCGGTGTTATTCTCTTTATTCGTTTGACTTGGGTCGTTGGTACGGCTGGCGCCATTCAAGGTTTTTTCATCGTGCTGTGTTGTTGCTGCGTG ACAATGCTGACGGCCATCAGCATGAGTGCGATCGCGACCAACGGTGTGGTACCAGCTGGAGGTTCCTACTTCATGATATCCAGAAGTTTAGGACCAGAATTTGGTGGTGCTGTGGGGATGCTCTTCTACACGGGTACCACCTTAGCTGCCGCCATGTACATTATCGGCGCTGTTGAAATTGTCTTG ACTTACATGGCGCCGTCGCTCAGTATATTCGGTGACTTCACCAAAGACCCAAGCATCATGTATAACAACTTCCGAGTATACGGGACGTGTCTGCTTATGATAATGGGCACCATCGTGTTCATCGGCGTCAAGTTCGTCAACAAGTTCGCCACGGTCGCCCTAGCCTGCGTTATCCTCTCCATCGTGGCCGTCTATGTCGGCTTATTTTACAACATCTACGGCAACGAGTCCCTCAA GATGTGTATTCTTGGCAAGAGGTTGTTAAAGGATATCGATGTATTGACCGAATGCAATAAAAACGTCAGCGGAATTCTTCATAAACTTTACTGTGGGAACAGCACTACCAAGTGTGATCCTTATTATATGGAAAATAATGTGACTATCGTAAATGGGATTCGCGGACTGGCCAGTGGTGTATTCTTAG AGAACATATGGGACAGTTTCCAAGACGAAGGCCAACTGATTGCTTATGGAAGAGATCCGAAGGACATGGACCAAATGTCTGTGTCTTCGTACAATCAGATCCAGGTCGATCTCACCACTACCTTCACCATTCTCATCGGTATCTTCTTCCCTTCGGTCACAG GAATCATGGCTGGCTCTAATAGATCGGGTGACCTCGCAGACGCTCAGAAATCTATTCCCATCGGCACTATTTGCGCCATTTTAACAACATCGACAGTGTACCTGTCCAGTGTCTTGCTCTTCGCCGGCACAGTGGATAATCTTCTACTTCGAGACAAGTTTGGTCAAAGTATCGGTGGCAAACTGGTGGTAGCGAACATGGCCTGGCCCAATCAGTGGGTCATCTTGATCGGCTCCTTCTTATCCACCCTCGGTGCTGGTCTCCAATCTTTAACAGGAGCTCCGCGATTACTTCAAGCCATCGCCAAGGACAGTATCATTCCTTTCTTGACTCCCTTCGCCACCAGCTCGAGTCGCGGGGAACCTACGAGAGCTCTGCTATTGACGATCATCATCTGTCAATGTGGCATTCTCCTTGGCAACGTCGACTACTTGGCTCCCTTGCTATCTATGTTCTTCCTGATGTGTTACGGCTTCGTGAACCTGGCCTGCGCCCTACAGACTCTTCTCAGAACACCAAACTGGAGACCAAGATTTAAATACTACCACTGGAGTCTTTCATTCCTCGGTCTGTCCCTCTGTATCGCCATCATGTTCATGACCAGTTGGTACTATGCTCTATTGGCTATGGGAATGGCTGGGTgcatttacaaatatatcgaatattgCGGCGCTGAAAAGGAATGGGGTGACGGGATCCGTGGTCTGGCTCTATCCGCCGCTCGTTATTCTCTTTTAAGATTAGAAGAAGGACCACCTCATACGAAGAACTGGCGGCCACAGATTCTCATCCTGGCCAAACTGACGGAAGATCTGGTGCCCAAGTATCGCAAGTTATTCGCGTTTGCCAGTCAGCTGAAGGCTGGTAAAGGTCTCACGATCTGCGTCAGCTGCATTGGCGGAGATTACATTCAAAACACTGGCAGGATTCTGGCAGCAAAGGTGAATCTGCGCAAAACAATGGGAGAGGAGAAGGTGAAAGGATTCGTAGACGTATTAGTTGTCAGCGACATTGTCGATGGACTTAGTTCTTTGATCCAAACGACTGGACTGGGTGGAATGAAGcctaataccgtaattcttgGCTGGCCCTATCGCTGGAAGCAGTCGCAGGAGGAAAGGAATTGGAGGGGATTCTTGCAGACCGTCAGAGCAGTCGCGGCAGCCAGGATGGCTCTTTTGGTGCCTAAAGGAATTAACTTTTTCCCTGACTCGACGGAGAAAGTGGTGGGAAATATCGATGTCTGGTGGATCGTTCACGATGGTGGTCTTTTGATGTTGTTACCGTTCCTGCTGAAGCAACATCGCACATGGAAGAATTGCAAAATGAGGATTTTCACCGTAGCACAGATGGAGGATAATTCTATCCAGATGAAGAAAGACTTGAAGAAGTTCCTATACGACTTGAGGATCGAAGCTGAGGTGGAGATCGTTGAGATG ATGGATTCCGACATATCCGCGTACACGTATGAACGAACCTTGATGATGGAGCAGAGGAACCAGATGTTGCGGGAGTTGCGGCTGAACAAGAAGGAGTCCCTAGGAGTG GTGCAGACATTGGTGGACTTCAACGAGGTACCCGCTGAAGAAAATTTACCTCTG GTACAGGCGATCGTGGACCATCACCACAATGTTGACGTGAAGATTGCCACCAAGGTGAGATTCCAGGAGCCTGGAAGCCAAAATCCGAACGCGGTGGACGAGGCGCAGGAGAAACTCGTGCAAGAGACGGAGGCGAGTAAAGAGGGAGAGCCAGGAGAAGTTAACGAAACCGGAGAGGAAGCCAAGGAGGTCAACGAGGAGGAAGCGAAATTAATTGGTGGATCGCCGAAACAGGAGAACAAGGATAACACGGAAAATACGGAGaaagaagcgaaagaaaaCGAGGAGAAGAAAACTGATAGCCCGGAGTCTAAGAAACCTGCAATTACACC GGACGAGGGCAACGTAAGACGTATGCACACTTCCATCAAACTGAACGAGGTGATCGTAAAGAAGAGCAAAAACGCTCAGTTAGTCATCCTGAATCTTCCTGGACCGCCAAGGGACACCTCGGTGGAACGTGAATCAAACT ACATGGAATTCCTAGAGGTTCTTACCGAAGGTCTGGAGAGGGTGCTGATGGTGCGTGGTGGCGGACGAGAGGTGATCACCATCTATTCGTGA
- the Kcc gene encoding solute carrier family 12 member kcc isoform X3 has product MDRFRVTPANNTSQYAPHQQPSLDYDPSLNGAQLEHQHLVPKSASECDGGGTGGDGDSMVGGGNSEKKAEYETNLFLYSEEMEVRPRISTLLTRLSDYSNTIPAATDPDAKPSPVQSGARMGTLIGVFLPCIQNIFGVILFIRLTWVVGTAGAIQGFFIVLCCCCVTMLTAISMSAIATNGVVPAGGSYFMISRSLGPEFGGAVGMLFYTGTTLAAAMYIIGAVEIVLTYMAPSLSIFGDFTKDPSIMYNNFRVYGTCLLMIMGTIVFIGVKFVNKFATVALACVILSIVAVYVGLFYNIYGNESLKMCILGKRLLKDIDVLTECNKNVSGILHKLYCGNSTTKCDPYYMENNVTIVNGIRGLASGVFLENIWDSFQDEGQLIAYGRDPKDMDQMSVSSYNQIQVDLTTTFTILIGIFFPSVTGIMAGSNRSGDLADAQKSIPIGTICAILTTSTVYLSSVLLFAGTVDNLLLRDKFGQSIGGKLVVANMAWPNQWVILIGSFLSTLGAGLQSLTGAPRLLQAIAKDSIIPFLTPFATSSSRGEPTRALLLTIIICQCGILLGNVDYLAPLLSMFFLMCYGFVNLACALQTLLRTPNWRPRFKYYHWSLSFLGLSLCIAIMFMTSWYYALLAMGMAGCIYKYIEYCGAEKEWGDGIRGLALSAARYSLLRLEEGPPHTKNWRPQILILAKLTEDLVPKYRKLFAFASQLKAGKGLTICVSCIGGDYIQNTGRILAAKVNLRKTMGEEKVKGFVDVLVVSDIVDGLSSLIQTTGLGGMKPNTVILGWPYRWKQSQEERNWRGFLQTVRAVAAARMALLVPKGINFFPDSTEKVVGNIDVWWIVHDGGLLMLLPFLLKQHRTWKNCKMRIFTVAQMEDNSIQMKKDLKKFLYDLRIEAEVEIVEMMDSDISAYTYERTLMMEQRNQMLRELRLNKKESLGVVQAIVDHHHNVDVKIATKVRFQEPGSQNPNAVDEAQEKLVQETEASKEGEPGEVNETGEEAKEVNEEEAKLIGGSPKQENKDNTENTEKEAKENEEKKTDSPESKKPAITPDEGNVRRMHTSIKLNEVIVKKSKNAQLVILNLPGPPRDTSVERESNYMEFLEVLTEGLERVLMVRGGGREVITIYS; this is encoded by the exons GTGATGGCGGCGGCACCGGCGGAGATGGCGACTCCATGGTGGGCGGCGGTAATTCCGAGAAGAAGGCGGAATACGAGACGAATCTCTTCCTCTATAGC gAAGAGATGGAAGTCCGCCCTCGAATCTCTACGCTGCTCACCCGCCTGTCGGATTACAGCAACACGATTCCAGCTGCAACCGATCCGGACGCCAAACCTTCGCCTGTTCAGAGCGGAGCACGAATGGGTACCTTGATCGGTGTCTTTCTGCCCTGCATCCAAAATATCTTCGGTGTTATTCTCTTTATTCGTTTGACTTGGGTCGTTGGTACGGCTGGCGCCATTCAAGGTTTTTTCATCGTGCTGTGTTGTTGCTGCGTG ACAATGCTGACGGCCATCAGCATGAGTGCGATCGCGACCAACGGTGTGGTACCAGCTGGAGGTTCCTACTTCATGATATCCAGAAGTTTAGGACCAGAATTTGGTGGTGCTGTGGGGATGCTCTTCTACACGGGTACCACCTTAGCTGCCGCCATGTACATTATCGGCGCTGTTGAAATTGTCTTG ACTTACATGGCGCCGTCGCTCAGTATATTCGGTGACTTCACCAAAGACCCAAGCATCATGTATAACAACTTCCGAGTATACGGGACGTGTCTGCTTATGATAATGGGCACCATCGTGTTCATCGGCGTCAAGTTCGTCAACAAGTTCGCCACGGTCGCCCTAGCCTGCGTTATCCTCTCCATCGTGGCCGTCTATGTCGGCTTATTTTACAACATCTACGGCAACGAGTCCCTCAA GATGTGTATTCTTGGCAAGAGGTTGTTAAAGGATATCGATGTATTGACCGAATGCAATAAAAACGTCAGCGGAATTCTTCATAAACTTTACTGTGGGAACAGCACTACCAAGTGTGATCCTTATTATATGGAAAATAATGTGACTATCGTAAATGGGATTCGCGGACTGGCCAGTGGTGTATTCTTAG AGAACATATGGGACAGTTTCCAAGACGAAGGCCAACTGATTGCTTATGGAAGAGATCCGAAGGACATGGACCAAATGTCTGTGTCTTCGTACAATCAGATCCAGGTCGATCTCACCACTACCTTCACCATTCTCATCGGTATCTTCTTCCCTTCGGTCACAG GAATCATGGCTGGCTCTAATAGATCGGGTGACCTCGCAGACGCTCAGAAATCTATTCCCATCGGCACTATTTGCGCCATTTTAACAACATCGACAGTGTACCTGTCCAGTGTCTTGCTCTTCGCCGGCACAGTGGATAATCTTCTACTTCGAGACAAGTTTGGTCAAAGTATCGGTGGCAAACTGGTGGTAGCGAACATGGCCTGGCCCAATCAGTGGGTCATCTTGATCGGCTCCTTCTTATCCACCCTCGGTGCTGGTCTCCAATCTTTAACAGGAGCTCCGCGATTACTTCAAGCCATCGCCAAGGACAGTATCATTCCTTTCTTGACTCCCTTCGCCACCAGCTCGAGTCGCGGGGAACCTACGAGAGCTCTGCTATTGACGATCATCATCTGTCAATGTGGCATTCTCCTTGGCAACGTCGACTACTTGGCTCCCTTGCTATCTATGTTCTTCCTGATGTGTTACGGCTTCGTGAACCTGGCCTGCGCCCTACAGACTCTTCTCAGAACACCAAACTGGAGACCAAGATTTAAATACTACCACTGGAGTCTTTCATTCCTCGGTCTGTCCCTCTGTATCGCCATCATGTTCATGACCAGTTGGTACTATGCTCTATTGGCTATGGGAATGGCTGGGTgcatttacaaatatatcgaatattgCGGCGCTGAAAAGGAATGGGGTGACGGGATCCGTGGTCTGGCTCTATCCGCCGCTCGTTATTCTCTTTTAAGATTAGAAGAAGGACCACCTCATACGAAGAACTGGCGGCCACAGATTCTCATCCTGGCCAAACTGACGGAAGATCTGGTGCCCAAGTATCGCAAGTTATTCGCGTTTGCCAGTCAGCTGAAGGCTGGTAAAGGTCTCACGATCTGCGTCAGCTGCATTGGCGGAGATTACATTCAAAACACTGGCAGGATTCTGGCAGCAAAGGTGAATCTGCGCAAAACAATGGGAGAGGAGAAGGTGAAAGGATTCGTAGACGTATTAGTTGTCAGCGACATTGTCGATGGACTTAGTTCTTTGATCCAAACGACTGGACTGGGTGGAATGAAGcctaataccgtaattcttgGCTGGCCCTATCGCTGGAAGCAGTCGCAGGAGGAAAGGAATTGGAGGGGATTCTTGCAGACCGTCAGAGCAGTCGCGGCAGCCAGGATGGCTCTTTTGGTGCCTAAAGGAATTAACTTTTTCCCTGACTCGACGGAGAAAGTGGTGGGAAATATCGATGTCTGGTGGATCGTTCACGATGGTGGTCTTTTGATGTTGTTACCGTTCCTGCTGAAGCAACATCGCACATGGAAGAATTGCAAAATGAGGATTTTCACCGTAGCACAGATGGAGGATAATTCTATCCAGATGAAGAAAGACTTGAAGAAGTTCCTATACGACTTGAGGATCGAAGCTGAGGTGGAGATCGTTGAGATG ATGGATTCCGACATATCCGCGTACACGTATGAACGAACCTTGATGATGGAGCAGAGGAACCAGATGTTGCGGGAGTTGCGGCTGAACAAGAAGGAGTCCCTAGGAGTG GTACAGGCGATCGTGGACCATCACCACAATGTTGACGTGAAGATTGCCACCAAGGTGAGATTCCAGGAGCCTGGAAGCCAAAATCCGAACGCGGTGGACGAGGCGCAGGAGAAACTCGTGCAAGAGACGGAGGCGAGTAAAGAGGGAGAGCCAGGAGAAGTTAACGAAACCGGAGAGGAAGCCAAGGAGGTCAACGAGGAGGAAGCGAAATTAATTGGTGGATCGCCGAAACAGGAGAACAAGGATAACACGGAAAATACGGAGaaagaagcgaaagaaaaCGAGGAGAAGAAAACTGATAGCCCGGAGTCTAAGAAACCTGCAATTACACC GGACGAGGGCAACGTAAGACGTATGCACACTTCCATCAAACTGAACGAGGTGATCGTAAAGAAGAGCAAAAACGCTCAGTTAGTCATCCTGAATCTTCCTGGACCGCCAAGGGACACCTCGGTGGAACGTGAATCAAACT ACATGGAATTCCTAGAGGTTCTTACCGAAGGTCTGGAGAGGGTGCTGATGGTGCGTGGTGGCGGACGAGAGGTGATCACCATCTATTCGTGA
- the Kcc gene encoding solute carrier family 12 member kcc isoform X5, which produces MSNSGAIPLILVKKEQLVEGDGGGTGGDGDSMVGGGNSEKKAEYETNLFLYSEEMEVRPRISTLLTRLSDYSNTIPAATDPDAKPSPVQSGARMGTLIGVFLPCIQNIFGVILFIRLTWVVGTAGAIQGFFIVLCCCCVTMLTAISMSAIATNGVVPAGGSYFMISRSLGPEFGGAVGMLFYTGTTLAAAMYIIGAVEIVLTYMAPSLSIFGDFTKDPSIMYNNFRVYGTCLLMIMGTIVFIGVKFVNKFATVALACVILSIVAVYVGLFYNIYGNESLKMCILGKRLLKDIDVLTECNKNVSGILHKLYCGNSTTKCDPYYMENNVTIVNGIRGLASGVFLENIWDSFQDEGQLIAYGRDPKDMDQMSVSSYNQIQVDLTTTFTILIGIFFPSVTGIMAGSNRSGDLADAQKSIPIGTICAILTTSTVYLSSVLLFAGTVDNLLLRDKFGQSIGGKLVVANMAWPNQWVILIGSFLSTLGAGLQSLTGAPRLLQAIAKDSIIPFLTPFATSSSRGEPTRALLLTIIICQCGILLGNVDYLAPLLSMFFLMCYGFVNLACALQTLLRTPNWRPRFKYYHWSLSFLGLSLCIAIMFMTSWYYALLAMGMAGCIYKYIEYCGAEKEWGDGIRGLALSAARYSLLRLEEGPPHTKNWRPQILILAKLTEDLVPKYRKLFAFASQLKAGKGLTICVSCIGGDYIQNTGRILAAKVNLRKTMGEEKVKGFVDVLVVSDIVDGLSSLIQTTGLGGMKPNTVILGWPYRWKQSQEERNWRGFLQTVRAVAAARMALLVPKGINFFPDSTEKVVGNIDVWWIVHDGGLLMLLPFLLKQHRTWKNCKMRIFTVAQMEDNSIQMKKDLKKFLYDLRIEAEVEIVEMMDSDISAYTYERTLMMEQRNQMLRELRLNKKESLGVVQTLVDFNEVPAEENLPLVQAIVDHHHNVDVKIATKVRFQEPGSQNPNAVDEAQEKLVQETEASKEGEPGEVNETGEEAKEVNEEEAKLIGGSPKQENKDNTENTEKEAKENEEKKTDSPESKKPAITPDEGNVRRMHTSIKLNEVIVKKSKNAQLVILNLPGPPRDTSVERESNYMEFLEVLTEGLERVLMVRGGGREVITIYS; this is translated from the exons GTGATGGCGGCGGCACCGGCGGAGATGGCGACTCCATGGTGGGCGGCGGTAATTCCGAGAAGAAGGCGGAATACGAGACGAATCTCTTCCTCTATAGC gAAGAGATGGAAGTCCGCCCTCGAATCTCTACGCTGCTCACCCGCCTGTCGGATTACAGCAACACGATTCCAGCTGCAACCGATCCGGACGCCAAACCTTCGCCTGTTCAGAGCGGAGCACGAATGGGTACCTTGATCGGTGTCTTTCTGCCCTGCATCCAAAATATCTTCGGTGTTATTCTCTTTATTCGTTTGACTTGGGTCGTTGGTACGGCTGGCGCCATTCAAGGTTTTTTCATCGTGCTGTGTTGTTGCTGCGTG ACAATGCTGACGGCCATCAGCATGAGTGCGATCGCGACCAACGGTGTGGTACCAGCTGGAGGTTCCTACTTCATGATATCCAGAAGTTTAGGACCAGAATTTGGTGGTGCTGTGGGGATGCTCTTCTACACGGGTACCACCTTAGCTGCCGCCATGTACATTATCGGCGCTGTTGAAATTGTCTTG ACTTACATGGCGCCGTCGCTCAGTATATTCGGTGACTTCACCAAAGACCCAAGCATCATGTATAACAACTTCCGAGTATACGGGACGTGTCTGCTTATGATAATGGGCACCATCGTGTTCATCGGCGTCAAGTTCGTCAACAAGTTCGCCACGGTCGCCCTAGCCTGCGTTATCCTCTCCATCGTGGCCGTCTATGTCGGCTTATTTTACAACATCTACGGCAACGAGTCCCTCAA GATGTGTATTCTTGGCAAGAGGTTGTTAAAGGATATCGATGTATTGACCGAATGCAATAAAAACGTCAGCGGAATTCTTCATAAACTTTACTGTGGGAACAGCACTACCAAGTGTGATCCTTATTATATGGAAAATAATGTGACTATCGTAAATGGGATTCGCGGACTGGCCAGTGGTGTATTCTTAG AGAACATATGGGACAGTTTCCAAGACGAAGGCCAACTGATTGCTTATGGAAGAGATCCGAAGGACATGGACCAAATGTCTGTGTCTTCGTACAATCAGATCCAGGTCGATCTCACCACTACCTTCACCATTCTCATCGGTATCTTCTTCCCTTCGGTCACAG GAATCATGGCTGGCTCTAATAGATCGGGTGACCTCGCAGACGCTCAGAAATCTATTCCCATCGGCACTATTTGCGCCATTTTAACAACATCGACAGTGTACCTGTCCAGTGTCTTGCTCTTCGCCGGCACAGTGGATAATCTTCTACTTCGAGACAAGTTTGGTCAAAGTATCGGTGGCAAACTGGTGGTAGCGAACATGGCCTGGCCCAATCAGTGGGTCATCTTGATCGGCTCCTTCTTATCCACCCTCGGTGCTGGTCTCCAATCTTTAACAGGAGCTCCGCGATTACTTCAAGCCATCGCCAAGGACAGTATCATTCCTTTCTTGACTCCCTTCGCCACCAGCTCGAGTCGCGGGGAACCTACGAGAGCTCTGCTATTGACGATCATCATCTGTCAATGTGGCATTCTCCTTGGCAACGTCGACTACTTGGCTCCCTTGCTATCTATGTTCTTCCTGATGTGTTACGGCTTCGTGAACCTGGCCTGCGCCCTACAGACTCTTCTCAGAACACCAAACTGGAGACCAAGATTTAAATACTACCACTGGAGTCTTTCATTCCTCGGTCTGTCCCTCTGTATCGCCATCATGTTCATGACCAGTTGGTACTATGCTCTATTGGCTATGGGAATGGCTGGGTgcatttacaaatatatcgaatattgCGGCGCTGAAAAGGAATGGGGTGACGGGATCCGTGGTCTGGCTCTATCCGCCGCTCGTTATTCTCTTTTAAGATTAGAAGAAGGACCACCTCATACGAAGAACTGGCGGCCACAGATTCTCATCCTGGCCAAACTGACGGAAGATCTGGTGCCCAAGTATCGCAAGTTATTCGCGTTTGCCAGTCAGCTGAAGGCTGGTAAAGGTCTCACGATCTGCGTCAGCTGCATTGGCGGAGATTACATTCAAAACACTGGCAGGATTCTGGCAGCAAAGGTGAATCTGCGCAAAACAATGGGAGAGGAGAAGGTGAAAGGATTCGTAGACGTATTAGTTGTCAGCGACATTGTCGATGGACTTAGTTCTTTGATCCAAACGACTGGACTGGGTGGAATGAAGcctaataccgtaattcttgGCTGGCCCTATCGCTGGAAGCAGTCGCAGGAGGAAAGGAATTGGAGGGGATTCTTGCAGACCGTCAGAGCAGTCGCGGCAGCCAGGATGGCTCTTTTGGTGCCTAAAGGAATTAACTTTTTCCCTGACTCGACGGAGAAAGTGGTGGGAAATATCGATGTCTGGTGGATCGTTCACGATGGTGGTCTTTTGATGTTGTTACCGTTCCTGCTGAAGCAACATCGCACATGGAAGAATTGCAAAATGAGGATTTTCACCGTAGCACAGATGGAGGATAATTCTATCCAGATGAAGAAAGACTTGAAGAAGTTCCTATACGACTTGAGGATCGAAGCTGAGGTGGAGATCGTTGAGATG ATGGATTCCGACATATCCGCGTACACGTATGAACGAACCTTGATGATGGAGCAGAGGAACCAGATGTTGCGGGAGTTGCGGCTGAACAAGAAGGAGTCCCTAGGAGTG GTGCAGACATTGGTGGACTTCAACGAGGTACCCGCTGAAGAAAATTTACCTCTG GTACAGGCGATCGTGGACCATCACCACAATGTTGACGTGAAGATTGCCACCAAGGTGAGATTCCAGGAGCCTGGAAGCCAAAATCCGAACGCGGTGGACGAGGCGCAGGAGAAACTCGTGCAAGAGACGGAGGCGAGTAAAGAGGGAGAGCCAGGAGAAGTTAACGAAACCGGAGAGGAAGCCAAGGAGGTCAACGAGGAGGAAGCGAAATTAATTGGTGGATCGCCGAAACAGGAGAACAAGGATAACACGGAAAATACGGAGaaagaagcgaaagaaaaCGAGGAGAAGAAAACTGATAGCCCGGAGTCTAAGAAACCTGCAATTACACC GGACGAGGGCAACGTAAGACGTATGCACACTTCCATCAAACTGAACGAGGTGATCGTAAAGAAGAGCAAAAACGCTCAGTTAGTCATCCTGAATCTTCCTGGACCGCCAAGGGACACCTCGGTGGAACGTGAATCAAACT ACATGGAATTCCTAGAGGTTCTTACCGAAGGTCTGGAGAGGGTGCTGATGGTGCGTGGTGGCGGACGAGAGGTGATCACCATCTATTCGTGA